The DNA region ATCGAGAACGCCATAAAATACGGCGACGGCAAACGCATCGAGATATGTTTTGACACGATGGACGGCTGCAAACTAATAACCGTGAAAAACACCGGCTGTACCCTTGAAGCCAAGGAACTCCCCCAGATATTTGAAAGCTTCCACCGCGGAAGCAACGCTGAAAAAGCCAAAGGAAGCGGTCTGGGACTTTTCATCTGCCGCAGGCTGATGTCCCTTATGGGCGGCGAGGTATATGCGGATATCAAGGACGAATGTTTTCTTGTAACGCTGGTGGTAAGGCTTGCATAAAAATAATCGAGACAGGAAAAAATATCATGATTGAAGATTTTGTAAAAGTAAAAGCCGTAGACAAAGAGACCATAGAGAAGTACCGCGGCAAACTGCCCGATGAATATCTGGAGATATGGCAGGAACATGGCTACTGCACATTCTATAACGGCTATCTGAAGATAATTGACCCGGAAGAATATCAGGCACTGCTTGAAAGATCTTATTTTCTTGGGAACGTTTCGATACCCATAATGGCGACAGCTTTCGGTGATATTATAACATGGGAGAAAGACGAATTTCTTGGTATCGTCAAATACAGATACGGTGACAATGATGTTATCCAGGCGAGA from Ruminococcus albus AD2013 includes:
- a CDS encoding T6SS immunity protein Tdi1 domain-containing protein, encoding MIEDFVKVKAVDKETIEKYRGKLPDEYLEIWQEHGYCTFYNGYLKIIDPEEYQALLERSYFLGNVSIPIMATAFGDIITWEKDEFLGIVKYRYGDNDVIQARFKYFMMDVEFGELDEEFFTIEQYDEAVEKYGELEYDECFGYVPLLALGGNESVNNLKKVKMKEHIALIYNMVGEI